A section of the Salmo trutta chromosome 4, fSalTru1.1, whole genome shotgun sequence genome encodes:
- the LOC115192184 gene encoding protein ABHD8-like gives MLTTLMDGLLCCLTGKSANVVVPIETSEPADGYEFVEVKPGRVLRVRHVIPEREVEEEPSGPGGSVHCKRKITVYRNGQLLIENLGDAVRQELLHAPNGEAEPNCTVEVELADPPSNPTPNPDTKVDKTGSVVGTGGSGAGGTATAPAPILRLAPDLTQQPRKRRRKPKRTVVIDSERKITSCKGTHADVALFFVHGVGGSLDIWGSQLDFFFRLGYEVIVPDLVGHGASSAPQIAAAYTFYALAEDMRAIFKRYARKRNILIGHSYGVSFCTFLAHEYPDQVHKMVMINGGGPTALEPSLCSIFNLPTCVLHCLSPCLSWSFLKAGFAHQGAKEKQLLKDNNAFNVSSFVLRAMMSGQYWPEGDEVYHAEITVPILLVHGMYDKFVPVEEDQRMAEILLLAFLKIINEGSHMVMMECPESVNTLLHEFFLWEPDSAPKSKPRPETANAPTASNGGATSESQAKNK, from the exons ATGCTGACCACCTTAATGGACGGCCTCCTCTGCTGCCTGACGGGGAAGTCGGCAAACGTTGTGGTTCCCATAGAAACCTCAGAACCCGCTGACGGCTACGAGTTTGTGGAGGTCAAACCGGGTCGCGTCCTGAGGGTCCGACACGTCATCCCGGAGcgggaggtggaggaagagccCAGCGGGCCAGGGGGAAGCGTCCACTGCAAGAGGAAGATCACAGTGTATCGTAACGGACAGCTACTGATAGAAAACCTGGGGGATGCGGTGAGACAGGAGCTGTTACATGCTCCGAACGGAGAAGCAGAACCCAACTGTACAGTAGAGGTAGAGCTCGCAGACCCACCTTCCAATCCAACTCCCAATCCTGACACCAAAGTGGAcaagacagggtcagtggttggGACAGGGGGAAGTGGGGCAGGGGGAACGGCAACAGCTCCAGCCCCGATCCTCAGATTAGCCCCAGATCTGACCCAGCAGCCCCGGAAGCGACGGCGGAAGCCCAAGCGCACAGTGGTGATCGACAGCGAGAGGAAGATCACATCGTGTAAGGGGACACATGCGGACGTGGCACTGTTCTTTGTGCACGGTGTGGGCGGCTCTCTGGACATCTGGGGCAGTCAGCTGGACTTCTTCTTCCGTCTGGGATATGAGGTCATTGTGCCAGATCTGGTAGGTCACGGGGCGAGCTCGGCGCCCCAGATCGCGGCGGCATACACGTTCTATGCCCTGGCCGAGGACATGAGGGCCATCTTTAAGAGATACGCACGGAAAAGGAACATTCTCATCGGACACTCTTATGG TGTGTCATTCTGTACATTCCTGGCCCATGAGTACCCCGACCAGGTCCACAAGATGGTGATGATAAACGGAGGAGGCCCCACAGCCCTGGAGCCCAGCCTTTGTTCCATCTTCAACCTGCCCACCTGCGTCCTGCACtgcctctccccctgcctctcctggAGCTTTCTCAa GGCTGGGTTTGCCCATCAGGGTGCGAAGGAGAAGCAGCTGTTGAAAGACAACAATGCTTTCAACGTGTCCTCCTTCGTGCTGCGTGCCATGATGAGTGGCCAGTACTGGCCAGAGGGCGACGAGGTGTACCATGCAGAGATCACTGTGCCCATCCTACTGGTGCACGGCATGTACGACAAGTTTGTGCCCGTGGAGGAGGATCAACGCATGGCAGAG aTCTTGCTGCTGGCCTTCCTGAAGATAATCAACGAGGGCAGTCACATGGTGATGATGGAGTGTCCTGAGAGCGTCAACACCCTCCTGCACGAGTTCTTCCTCTGGGAGCCAGACTCCGCTCCTAAGTCTAAACCACGACCTGAAACCGCCAATGCCCCCACTGCATCCAACGGGGGAGCAACTTCTGAAAGCCAAGCCAAGAATAAGTAG